The Pseudomonadota bacterium genome includes a region encoding these proteins:
- a CDS encoding HlyD family efflux transporter periplasmic adaptor subunit: MNKLLNYLMSGLLLAAMASQSAIAAPSDQAAHTEEGAQHADEKHHSEEEHAGEDHAEDEGDHAEEAGHEGHEDEEPELTFSADLLRDFGGEIATAEAGVIRQQVSLPGEVKLNEEAVAHITPRFAAKIVEVQAKTGDRVKAGDVLAVAESSETLSRFQLKSLIDGVVIKRHVTLGEHLAPDDTAFVVANLSTLWVDIALYPKQVPLVKTGQPVRITTSHGPAPVETSLDYVAPLVDEATRTGLARVFLANPDNDWKPGMFIEGQITLGEFPAAVVAPRTAVIDLEGQPTIFVQHDGSWEPRPAKLGRGDSDAVEILAGLDAGERYVAKGGFVLKAQLQKSEFESGHNH, translated from the coding sequence ATGAACAAGTTACTGAATTATTTAATGAGCGGCTTGCTGCTTGCTGCCATGGCATCTCAAAGCGCAATCGCCGCCCCATCGGATCAAGCCGCTCACACCGAAGAAGGGGCTCAGCACGCAGATGAAAAGCACCACTCGGAAGAGGAACATGCCGGGGAAGATCACGCTGAAGATGAAGGCGACCATGCCGAAGAAGCCGGTCATGAAGGCCATGAAGACGAAGAGCCCGAGCTGACTTTTAGCGCCGACCTGCTACGGGACTTTGGTGGTGAAATCGCCACTGCTGAAGCCGGTGTGATTCGCCAACAGGTCTCGCTGCCCGGCGAGGTGAAACTCAACGAGGAGGCCGTGGCCCATATCACGCCCCGCTTTGCGGCAAAGATCGTCGAGGTACAGGCAAAAACCGGTGACCGGGTCAAGGCCGGCGATGTGCTCGCCGTGGCCGAGAGTTCCGAGACACTGTCCCGCTTTCAGCTGAAATCCCTGATCGACGGCGTGGTTATCAAACGCCACGTCACCCTGGGAGAACACCTGGCGCCCGACGATACCGCTTTTGTCGTCGCGAACCTGTCCACCCTGTGGGTGGATATTGCCCTCTATCCCAAGCAGGTGCCGCTGGTAAAAACCGGACAGCCGGTGCGAATCACCACCAGCCATGGCCCCGCACCCGTGGAGACCAGCCTGGACTATGTGGCGCCGCTGGTAGACGAGGCCACCCGCACAGGCCTGGCGCGGGTCTTCCTGGCCAATCCTGACAATGACTGGAAGCCGGGGATGTTCATTGAAGGCCAAATTACTCTGGGTGAATTTCCCGCCGCGGTCGTGGCACCCAGGACCGCCGTTATCGACCTGGAGGGCCAACCCACAATATTCGTTCAGCACGACGGCAGCTGGGAACCCCGTCCGGCCAAGCTCGGTCGCGGTGACAGCGACGCGGTGGAGATATTGGCGGGCCTCGACGCGGGTGAACGCTATGTGGCCAAAGGCGGATTCGTGCTCAAGGCCCAGCTGCAAAAAAGCGAATTCGAATCCGGTCACAACCACTAA
- a CDS encoding TolC family protein encodes MRPDSGRSLIIRTTRLLICGALLSLSGLIQAADRDPTTLTLPEAFARVLNDNPELAIYPYDIRAAEARALQAGFRPNPQVSLEVENIAGNGEFSGTDAMETTLALSQIIEMGGKRPLRRDVGQWRRQTVERDYELARLDALSAAASRYLEVAQTQRLLAFARQVVEFTSTAENVAQRRFDAGSASRAELSRARTDLMQAKLAVSNLTVRLGNTKRRLASLWGETSADFTGVEAELFALAPTPEFVSIQRQLEQAPQLQRFMTLERLRKAELDLAIARGRQDIEVGAGIRRVEGTGDTGVVFSFSMPLGVSNRNQGDIRAAREDLAKLDLEEKATRVKVFTELRNAFAQLEQARERVTLLREQILPEAQQALALIQEGYGDGRFSYLELVEARRQLLSFETEAVAAATDFHQTLITLETLTGQPLTGERLSLYPTDGANDFRSNLRLPTLDSIDDEGSLSPQDESQ; translated from the coding sequence TTGCGTCCGGATTCAGGCCGAAGCCTGATAATCCGGACAACGCGCCTGCTGATTTGCGGCGCGCTGCTAAGCCTGTCCGGGCTTATCCAGGCCGCCGACCGCGACCCGACAACACTGACCCTACCCGAGGCCTTCGCCCGGGTGCTAAATGACAATCCCGAATTGGCGATCTATCCCTACGATATTCGCGCGGCCGAGGCGCGGGCTCTCCAGGCCGGGTTTCGACCCAACCCACAGGTCTCCCTCGAGGTCGAGAATATTGCCGGCAATGGCGAGTTCTCGGGCACCGATGCCATGGAAACCACCCTGGCGCTCAGCCAAATCATAGAGATGGGCGGCAAGCGCCCTCTGCGCCGGGATGTCGGCCAGTGGCGTCGCCAAACCGTCGAGCGCGATTACGAACTGGCCCGCCTCGACGCACTGTCGGCGGCGGCCAGCCGCTACCTGGAGGTGGCACAAACCCAGCGCCTACTGGCCTTTGCCCGGCAAGTCGTGGAGTTTACCAGCACCGCAGAAAACGTCGCCCAAAGGCGGTTTGACGCAGGCAGCGCCAGTCGGGCGGAACTGAGCCGTGCCCGCACGGATCTGATGCAGGCCAAGCTGGCGGTGAGCAATCTCACCGTGCGCCTGGGCAATACCAAGCGGCGCCTGGCGAGTCTATGGGGCGAAACCTCGGCGGATTTTACCGGCGTCGAGGCCGAACTCTTTGCCTTGGCGCCGACGCCTGAGTTTGTCAGCATCCAACGACAGTTGGAACAGGCGCCGCAGCTGCAACGGTTTATGACCCTGGAAAGACTGCGTAAGGCCGAACTGGACCTGGCGATTGCCCGGGGCCGACAGGACATCGAAGTCGGCGCGGGCATCAGACGGGTCGAAGGCACCGGCGATACGGGTGTGGTTTTTTCGTTTTCCATGCCTCTTGGCGTCTCTAACCGCAACCAGGGCGACATCAGGGCCGCGCGGGAGGATCTGGCGAAACTGGATCTCGAAGAGAAAGCCACCCGGGTGAAGGTTTTTACGGAACTGCGCAATGCCTTCGCCCAACTGGAACAGGCTCGCGAGCGGGTTACCCTGTTACGTGAGCAGATACTGCCCGAGGCACAGCAGGCACTGGCGCTGATTCAGGAAGGCTACGGCGACGGGCGTTTTTCCTATCTGGAACTGGTGGAAGCCCGGCGCCAGTTGCTGTCCTTCGAAACCGAGGCGGTTGCCGCCGCCACCGATTTTCACCAAACCCTTATCACCCTGGAGACCTTGACCGGCCAGCCGCTTACCGGGGAGCGCCTATCACTCTACCCCACCGACGGGGCCAATGATTTCCGGTCCAATCTGCGTCTGCCCACACTGGACAGCATCGATGATGAAGGGTCTCTTTCGCCACAGGATGAATCACAATGA
- a CDS encoding DUF2946 family protein, whose translation MAKNWTLILFAVLMVVQSLSIAADVLPIHSDHQPHELADMSGGDGSTQATDPSPGSDHNTPPGHCHSCHCHGSHMLLSMQLPTLSTASSGQVTLRYTVDHPSPHIAAILRPPIA comes from the coding sequence ATGGCAAAAAACTGGACGCTAATACTGTTTGCGGTATTGATGGTAGTGCAATCACTATCCATCGCCGCCGATGTATTGCCCATCCATTCGGATCACCAACCCCATGAGTTGGCGGATATGTCCGGGGGAGACGGTTCAACCCAAGCGACAGACCCGTCACCGGGATCAGACCACAACACACCGCCCGGCCATTGCCACTCCTGCCATTGCCATGGCTCTCATATGCTGCTGTCCATGCAGCTGCCCACGCTGTCTACTGCCTCTTCCGGCCAAGTCACGCTGCGCTATACCGTCGACCACCCCTCTCCCCACATCGCTGCGATACTCCGACCGCCCATAGCCTAA
- a CDS encoding ISL3 family transposase, whose protein sequence is MHDRELYRQILGIQAPWEVSDVQVDLPGTGVTVHIRHSGTDLACPQCGVSCSGYDTRERKWRHLDTCQYKTWLVAQVPRVRCPEHGVHQLPVPWAENNSRLTALFEALVIDWLKIGTISEVAERLGLSWSAVSGVQERAVARGLARRTQDFPDAIGIDETAFQRRHQYVTVISSGDRVLHISDDRKRASLDAWYAAQPAEALAGLRTVAMDMWRPFIDSTLAHVPGAASKIAFDKFHVAMHLGDAVDKVRRAEHKALLAEGESVLIKSRYLWLQHPDNMTDKSWGRLKALKSANLKTARAWAIKTHAMCLWGYQSRTWARKAWMSWYGWAIRSRLAPIKKVARTIKAHLEGILTAVVTGATNARAEGFNTMIQKIKRDARGFRNKERFKAAIYFHLGGLDLYPEAVRK, encoded by the coding sequence ATGCATGACCGCGAGCTCTACCGCCAGATTCTCGGCATTCAGGCACCCTGGGAGGTGTCCGACGTGCAAGTCGACCTGCCCGGCACCGGCGTGACCGTCCATATTCGGCATTCCGGCACGGATCTGGCTTGCCCGCAGTGCGGGGTCAGCTGTTCGGGCTACGACACCCGCGAGCGCAAGTGGCGGCATCTCGACACCTGCCAGTACAAGACCTGGTTGGTCGCGCAGGTTCCGAGGGTTCGGTGTCCGGAGCATGGCGTTCATCAGCTGCCGGTGCCCTGGGCGGAGAACAACTCCAGATTGACGGCGTTGTTCGAAGCACTCGTGATCGATTGGCTCAAGATCGGCACGATCTCGGAGGTTGCCGAGCGGCTGGGCTTGAGCTGGTCTGCGGTCAGCGGCGTGCAGGAGCGTGCGGTGGCACGCGGCCTGGCGCGCCGGACGCAGGATTTTCCGGACGCGATCGGCATCGACGAGACGGCGTTTCAGCGCCGGCACCAGTATGTGACGGTGATCAGCAGCGGCGATCGGGTGCTGCACATCTCCGACGACCGCAAGCGTGCGAGCCTGGACGCCTGGTACGCGGCGCAGCCGGCCGAAGCGCTGGCAGGCTTGCGCACGGTGGCGATGGACATGTGGCGGCCTTTCATCGATTCGACACTGGCCCACGTTCCGGGGGCGGCGAGCAAGATCGCCTTCGACAAGTTCCACGTTGCCATGCATCTGGGCGATGCCGTCGACAAGGTTCGCCGGGCCGAGCACAAGGCCTTGCTGGCCGAGGGCGAGTCGGTCCTGATCAAGAGCCGCTATCTCTGGCTGCAGCATCCTGACAACATGACCGACAAGAGCTGGGGCCGCCTCAAGGCGCTCAAGTCCGCCAACCTCAAGACCGCCCGGGCCTGGGCGATCAAGACCCACGCAATGTGCCTGTGGGGCTACCAATCCAGAACCTGGGCCCGCAAAGCCTGGATGAGCTGGTATGGCTGGGCGATCCGTTCGCGCCTGGCACCGATCAAGAAGGTCGCGCGAACGATCAAGGCTCATCTCGAGGGCATCCTCACAGCAGTGGTCACCGGCGCGACCAACGCCCGTGCCGAGGGTTTCAACACCATGATCCAGAAGATCAAGCGCGACGCCCGCGGTTTCCGGAACAAGGAGCGCTTCAAGGCTGCGATCTACTTCCACCTCGGTGGCCTCGATCTCTACCCGGAGGCAGTTCGAAAATGA
- a CDS encoding MerR family DNA-binding protein translates to MARLRFIRRARWLGFSLEEIGELLKLEDGTHCDEAKALGERKLGNVRDKIRSLQQIEGVLDQLVEECCTQKDSVTCPLIASLHEGFDTATK, encoded by the coding sequence CTGGCACGGCTTCGATTCATCCGCAGGGCGCGATGGCTGGGATTCAGTCTGGAGGAAATCGGAGAACTGCTGAAACTCGAAGACGGCACCCATTGCGACGAGGCCAAAGCACTGGGCGAGCGCAAGCTGGGCAACGTGCGAGACAAGATCCGCAGTCTTCAACAAATTGAAGGCGTGCTCGACCAACTCGTCGAGGAGTGCTGTACCCAGAAGGACAGTGTCACCTGCCCGCTGATCGCATCCCTCCACGAGGGGTTTGATACAGCTACCAAATGA
- a CDS encoding IS110 family transposase: MTQLGNERIVGVDVSKDRLDLYDWDSKSPDSMANDTDAIDRWLDGFSLPVRFAIEPTNQYHIALAERAHARGHAVYFVDPHRLSHYRCGVGQRVKADPQDAQLLARYLAREGDDLAPWKPLSQGQQRFWRLLRRRATVVRARIQLQQSLAGLEALNSEVDALLERFNTLIRKMERALLSEARRLGWERDLDHAQRLHSGAFCFVGKPPLRSRLRCQAIPGIGPLSALALTAIFHQGTYRNADAFIAFMGMDVRVRQSGRWKGKSKLTKKGDPEVRRLLFNAAMQARRNPLWEPYYLALRERGFSTTAAFVALGRKLARVAFALLQKNADFDPKLHTAG, from the coding sequence ATGACACAGCTCGGCAACGAACGCATCGTCGGGGTCGATGTTTCCAAAGATCGCCTCGATCTGTATGACTGGGACTCGAAGAGTCCGGATTCCATGGCCAACGACACCGATGCAATTGATCGTTGGCTGGACGGTTTCAGTCTGCCGGTTCGCTTTGCGATCGAACCGACCAATCAGTATCACATCGCGCTGGCCGAGCGCGCCCATGCGCGTGGCCACGCGGTCTATTTTGTCGACCCGCACCGGCTTAGCCATTACCGCTGCGGTGTCGGGCAGCGGGTCAAGGCCGACCCCCAGGACGCGCAACTGCTGGCCCGCTACCTGGCGCGTGAAGGCGACGACCTGGCCCCCTGGAAGCCCCTGTCGCAGGGGCAGCAGCGTTTCTGGCGGCTTCTGAGACGACGCGCCACAGTGGTTCGCGCACGGATCCAGCTGCAGCAGTCCCTGGCCGGCCTGGAGGCGCTAAACAGCGAGGTCGATGCGCTGCTGGAGCGGTTCAACACACTGATCCGGAAGATGGAGCGGGCGCTGCTGTCGGAGGCGAGAAGGCTCGGATGGGAGCGCGACCTGGACCACGCGCAACGGCTCCACTCCGGGGCTTTTTGCTTTGTGGGCAAACCGCCCCTGCGTTCCCGCCTGCGCTGCCAGGCGATCCCGGGTATCGGCCCGCTCAGCGCGCTGGCGCTGACCGCGATCTTCCATCAGGGCACCTACCGCAATGCCGATGCCTTCATTGCCTTCATGGGCATGGACGTCCGGGTCCGCCAGTCCGGGCGCTGGAAAGGGAAGAGCAAGTTGACCAAAAAGGGGGACCCGGAGGTCCGCAGGCTATTGTTCAACGCTGCCATGCAGGCGCGAAGAAACCCGCTCTGGGAGCCTTACTATCTGGCACTCAGAGAACGAGGCTTCAGCACCACGGCTGCCTTCGTAGCATTGGGCCGCAAGCTCGCCCGAGTGGCCTTCGCGCTGCTTCAGAAAAACGCCGATTTCGACCCAAAACTGCATACGGCAGGTTGA
- a CDS encoding alpha/beta hydrolase: MGPAGREDVLRDEKKEAIARLLSSAGSTPSREPFGLGAPLSSFAARWAQGSVPVLDPPPQRSALAANGARLRLALNVKTSEAGTVATLDSPDMGATGLPVNGLNRDADKVEFGVPVASVRYSARLNAESTEMCGKWLLPGQPDATVCLQLESGEKAQPPARNRPQEPGDDVPYQRREVRLANPRAGDIELAGTLTVPDGPGPFPAAVLISGSGPQDRDESFMGHKPFLVLADHLTRNGVAVLRYDDRGFGASGGDHWAATTADFATDAAAAVEWLAQRPDIRTDAIGLIGHSEGGLVAPITARDNPNVAWVVLLAAPGIDMLELVASQTEAMALTQGVSTGELQRVMPVNRRIWRIVAETADAEQARARLEAALTPEVLETLGASPERKPVIVQSSLRPWLRYLLRFDPAPYLRALEVPVLALNGGLDVQVPAAQNLAAIRAALADHPDATVIELPGLNHLFQTATTGALGEYRDIEETFAPAALEVISDWILDRYPADAQASGAAGCGGCRRHSTELQYCWSSNSHNRSHQR, encoded by the coding sequence GTGGGTCCGGCGGGGCGGGAGGACGTTCTCCGAGACGAGAAAAAGGAGGCGATCGCTCGCCTCCTTTCGTCTGCCGGGTCGACCCCGTCTCGTGAACCGTTCGGGCTCGGGGCGCCGCTGTCGAGTTTCGCGGCGCGCTGGGCTCAGGGGTCGGTACCGGTCCTGGATCCGCCCCCGCAGCGATCGGCTCTCGCCGCCAACGGCGCGCGACTGCGGCTGGCGCTGAACGTAAAGACCAGCGAAGCCGGTACCGTCGCCACGCTGGACTCGCCCGACATGGGCGCCACCGGGCTGCCGGTTAACGGCCTGAATCGCGACGCCGACAAGGTCGAATTCGGCGTCCCGGTGGCTTCGGTGCGCTACTCGGCGCGGCTTAACGCGGAGTCGACCGAGATGTGCGGAAAATGGCTTCTTCCCGGCCAGCCTGACGCCACCGTGTGTCTGCAACTCGAGTCCGGTGAAAAGGCGCAGCCCCCGGCCCGCAATCGCCCGCAGGAACCCGGTGACGATGTTCCCTATCAACGCCGCGAGGTGCGCCTTGCCAATCCGCGCGCCGGCGACATCGAACTCGCCGGAACCCTGACCGTCCCCGACGGCCCCGGTCCGTTTCCGGCCGCGGTGCTGATTTCAGGTTCCGGTCCGCAGGACCGCGATGAGTCCTTCATGGGTCATAAACCGTTCCTGGTGTTGGCCGATCATCTCACCCGCAATGGCGTCGCGGTTTTACGCTACGACGACCGCGGCTTTGGCGCATCCGGCGGTGATCACTGGGCCGCGACCACGGCCGACTTCGCCACCGATGCGGCGGCCGCGGTCGAATGGCTGGCACAACGGCCCGACATCCGAACCGATGCGATCGGCCTGATCGGCCACAGCGAGGGCGGTCTTGTCGCACCGATCACCGCGCGCGACAACCCGAACGTCGCCTGGGTCGTACTACTGGCCGCACCGGGGATCGATATGCTCGAGCTGGTCGCCAGCCAGACCGAGGCGATGGCGCTGACCCAGGGCGTGAGCACCGGGGAGCTCCAGCGTGTCATGCCGGTCAATCGCCGAATCTGGCGTATCGTTGCCGAAACCGCAGACGCCGAACAGGCGCGCGCCAGGCTCGAAGCCGCGTTAACGCCGGAGGTGCTCGAAACGCTCGGCGCCAGCCCCGAGCGAAAGCCGGTCATCGTCCAATCGTCGCTGCGACCCTGGCTGCGCTACCTGCTTCGCTTTGATCCCGCCCCGTATCTGCGCGCACTTGAAGTGCCGGTCCTGGCGCTGAATGGCGGTCTGGACGTGCAGGTCCCGGCCGCCCAGAATCTCGCCGCCATCCGCGCCGCGCTGGCGGACCACCCCGACGCCACGGTGATCGAACTGCCCGGGCTCAACCACCTGTTCCAGACCGCGACAACCGGCGCGCTGGGCGAATACCGCGACATTGAGGAAACCTTCGCCCCGGCGGCGCTGGAAGTGATCAGCGACTGGATCCTAGATCGTTATCCTGCCGATGCGCAGGCATCCGGCGCCGCCGGGTGCGGTGGTTGTCGCCGGCACTCAACTGAATTACAATATTGCTGGTCAAGTAATTCACACAACCGGAGCCACCAACGATGA
- a CDS encoding AbrB/MazE/SpoVT family DNA-binding domain-containing protein, giving the protein MRSTITERGQTVVPAAIRRRLGLSPADRLEWVVTSDGIQVIPVKADPIDAWRGRGRGGGTRRLVDERRADTKLE; this is encoded by the coding sequence ATGAGAAGCACGATCACCGAACGAGGACAGACCGTTGTTCCCGCGGCGATCCGTCGCCGGCTGGGCCTTTCTCCCGCCGACCGGCTCGAATGGGTCGTGACGAGTGACGGCATTCAGGTCATCCCGGTCAAGGCCGATCCGATTGACGCCTGGCGCGGTCGCGGCCGCGGCGGAGGCACGCGTCGTCTGGTCGACGAGCGCCGCGCCGATACCAAGCTGGAATGA
- a CDS encoding PIN domain-containing protein, giving the protein MKRYLLDTSALLTLRDDEPGADRVAELLRNSEIHCLACFMTRMEVLYRVWKDEGELAGKFALQQCLALPIKWIESSNDLLLRAAELKARFPLSLADAWIAAAAIKHDAILIHKDPEFKRLKLEQELLPFKSSDE; this is encoded by the coding sequence ATGAAGCGCTATCTCCTCGACACCTCAGCCTTGCTGACGCTCAGAGACGATGAGCCGGGCGCTGATCGCGTTGCCGAGCTTCTACGGAACTCCGAAATCCATTGCCTTGCATGCTTCATGACGCGCATGGAAGTGCTCTACCGCGTCTGGAAGGACGAAGGCGAGCTGGCCGGAAAGTTTGCACTGCAGCAATGTCTGGCGCTTCCGATCAAGTGGATCGAGTCATCCAATGACCTGTTGCTGCGCGCCGCGGAACTCAAGGCGCGATTTCCATTGTCGTTGGCCGATGCCTGGATCGCCGCGGCGGCAATCAAACACGACGCGATACTGATCCACAAGGACCCGGAATTCAAACGGTTGAAACTGGAACAAGAATTGCTGCCATTCAAGAGCAGCGATGAATGA
- a CDS encoding IS66 family transposase: MSSAVNKASVADPSTADQIAALQAQLASQQATLEAREARIHQLEEIIRTFQRKTFAGTSEQASADQLGLFNEAEEIAASEPPEVAVKPHSRQRRGRPALPPELPREEVIHDLPEADKVCPHDGAVLERIGEETSEQLDIIPASVKVIRHVRLKYACPCCEGHVATATKPAQPLGKSMAAPGLLAYIATAKYVDALPLYRQIQQFARLGVELDRTTLANWMIRYGKLVQPLINRLTEQILDEPVIGMDETTVQVLDEPGKPARSNSYMWVMGAGPPGQRLRVYHYEASRSGDVPVARLEGFSGALMADGYSGYGAACRDHGITRLGCWAHARRKFFDAAKLQPKGKIGRPDQALALIGKLYRIEREAQALNPTERHRLRQDKSQPVIDQLNAWLTTTLPRVAPKTKLGEALQYLHNQWPALVRYLDDGRYPIDNNAIENAIRPFAIGRKNWLFSKSPAGARASANLHSLIETAKGHAIEPYAYLRQVFQELPLAETIDDIDALLPGNVKGGDL; the protein is encoded by the coding sequence CAAGACCTTTGCCGGCACCAGCGAGCAGGCCAGTGCAGATCAGCTGGGCCTGTTCAACGAAGCCGAGGAGATCGCGGCAAGCGAGCCCCCCGAGGTCGCTGTCAAGCCGCACTCTCGCCAGCGTCGGGGCCGGCCGGCCCTGCCGCCGGAGCTGCCGCGCGAGGAAGTCATTCACGACCTGCCCGAGGCCGACAAGGTCTGTCCGCACGATGGTGCGGTTCTGGAGCGCATCGGCGAGGAGACCTCCGAGCAGCTCGATATCATTCCGGCGAGCGTCAAGGTCATCCGCCACGTCCGGCTGAAGTACGCCTGCCCCTGCTGCGAAGGGCATGTGGCCACCGCCACCAAGCCCGCCCAGCCGCTGGGCAAGTCGATGGCCGCACCGGGCCTGCTGGCCTACATCGCCACGGCCAAGTACGTCGACGCCCTGCCGCTGTACCGACAGATTCAGCAGTTCGCGCGGCTGGGCGTCGAGCTCGACCGCACCACCCTGGCCAACTGGATGATCCGCTACGGCAAGCTGGTCCAGCCCCTGATCAATCGTCTGACCGAGCAGATCCTTGATGAGCCGGTCATCGGCATGGACGAGACCACCGTCCAGGTCCTCGACGAACCCGGCAAGCCGGCACGAAGCAACAGCTACATGTGGGTCATGGGTGCCGGCCCGCCGGGGCAGCGGCTGCGGGTCTATCACTACGAGGCCAGTCGTTCCGGCGATGTGCCCGTGGCGCGCCTGGAAGGCTTCTCCGGTGCCCTGATGGCCGACGGCTATTCCGGCTATGGCGCGGCCTGTCGGGACCATGGCATCACCCGCCTGGGCTGCTGGGCCCATGCCCGGCGCAAGTTCTTCGATGCCGCCAAGCTCCAGCCAAAGGGCAAGATCGGACGCCCGGATCAGGCCCTGGCGCTGATCGGCAAGCTCTACCGGATCGAGCGCGAAGCCCAGGCGCTGAACCCGACCGAGCGCCACCGCTTGCGCCAGGACAAGTCACAGCCCGTCATCGACCAGCTGAACGCCTGGTTGACCACGACACTGCCGCGTGTCGCCCCAAAGACCAAGCTGGGCGAAGCGCTTCAGTACCTGCACAACCAATGGCCAGCGCTGGTGCGCTACCTCGACGATGGCCGCTACCCGATCGACAACAACGCCATCGAAAACGCCATCCGGCCGTTCGCCATCGGCCGCAAGAACTGGCTGTTCTCCAAGTCACCAGCAGGCGCTCGCGCCAGCGCCAACCTCCACAGCCTGATCGAAACCGCCAAGGGCCACGCCATCGAGCCCTATGCCTACCTGCGTCAGGTTTTTCAAGAGCTGCCACTGGCCGAAACCATCGACGATATTGACGCATTACTGCCGGGCAACGTCAAGGGTGGGGATTTGTAG